The Gammaproteobacteria bacterium genome includes the window TTGCGCGTCCAACTTATCCGGGAGAGCTGGGTAAAAAGATTTTTGAAAATGTATCGAAAGAGGCTTGGGGCGAGTGGCTAAAGCAGCAGACCATGCTGTTAAACGAATACCGCCTGACCCCCATTGACCCAAAACATCGTGCGTTTTTAGAGGAGCAGATGGAGAAGTTTTTCTTTGATGATGGTGATGTCACACCTGGCGAATTTACCCCGCCGAAATAGATCAAAAATTCGGCAACTTAGTGTAAATACAATACATTTTAATATTGTACTTGACGCGACTAGGCTTAAGCGGTTTAATACGCAGCAAATAGAGCCCGGGTAGCTCAGTCGGTAGAGCAGTGGACTGAAAATCCTCGTGTCGGCAGTTCGATTCTGTCCCCGGGCACCACAATTTAGAGAAAGCCAGAGCCGCTTAGGTTCTGGCTTTTTTGCGTCTGTGCTGTAATAAGTTGAGTTGGTATGCAATTGATTGAGGGAAGTCTGATTAACTTTCGGAATGCAAAAACTTTATCGTTTCAGGCCAGGTTATAGGTAACAGAGGTGAAGGGTTTAAATTTAAGATCTGCGGCAGAGTGGTGGTGTCGATTTCCCGATAAAAATTGAGAGCATAAAAGGCTCGCACGCTGAAATTACCGGTACTATAGAGGTCGCTCAGTTAGCAACCGCCACACTGCTAACCACCATTGGTATTGTGAACGCTAAATGCCCTGTTCTTAGGTGTGACCTTGATGCTGCTTTTGATGTGAGCGGTTTTGATCGGCTGGATGTTGGTCTCTCGATTGAATTTGA containing:
- a CDS encoding oxidative damage protection protein, with protein sequence MSRMVQCIKLGKEAEGLARPTYPGELGKKIFENVSKEAWGEWLKQQTMLLNEYRLTPIDPKHRAFLEEQMEKFFFDDGDVTPGEFTPPK